A window of Branchiostoma floridae strain S238N-H82 chromosome 9, Bfl_VNyyK, whole genome shotgun sequence genomic DNA:
TTCCCTCCAGGACTCTAAGCACCAGAGTGAAGTAACAGGATTACTGGGGGTGGGGTGAGTGGTAGTTGTCATATGGTTCACAGTGGGATCATAACAGTACTTAATCAGTACCTTTCCCTTCCAGAAGGTCTGCCAGCCACCCTGCATCACAGTCCCTCCGGAGTCCCTCACACAGAGCGAAGAAAGCGTCGTCGTCCTTGGTCGGCAGGATGTAGAGGAGCTGTTCGTTGGCGCCCTTCTTGGTCATCTCGCGATCCACGAGACTGAACTCCGTGCGAGTGATGGCCTTGCGCAGCAGCAGATGGTACAGCATGCGCTCCGGGAAGATGTGCTCCAGCAGATGGAACCTGTACCGGATCAGCTCTTTCTTGTACCGTTCAGACATACCTGAAAACCAAACCATTGTGTCAGAAGATCAGAGGGAGGGGTTAAAATTACGCCCCGCAAAGATTTTATGTTTGATTTAAATATTTACACCTTCAATCCCTTGATACccttctatcaaaacacagtaTCTTATCACATATTGGAGAGGGGAGATGGAGAGGCATCGGGGTAAGTGGGGAACAATATGTTTGATCTAAATACTTTATACTCGATattaaatatcataattgatgtTTTCATTTGATTTCTTGACATCATCTTTTATTTTTGATACTGAACTACCTGTTTTTATGTAGCTTATTGTTTTTGAACGTTTCTTTGTGTTTATTAGTAACTGTACCAATGTacgtatttcttttttcttggatgatcaaaaatatgaaaatgaaaaatatgattatCTTGGCTATTTATACTTGTTTTGTTCCATAATCGGCATACCGATTCATGGCATAACGCAACTGGGTCTTAGTACAAACTGCATATATTCGAAAAGATTTGATTGATCAATTCACACTGGGATGGATCCCTACTCTCTGATAAGTGCGATGGATTCttttaacgtgctcaaggtgtgggTCTACTCAAACACGGAACCCCCATTTGAAATAACGGCAGTCCTTAACCAAAGCTGGGTACTAATTTACACCTGGGTTGAgttaaaacaagtgcttttaaaaaagctggcattttgccaatgtttgcgtgtgtgaacgtttttttctagttattagaatgtcatataaatagaacagagtaactaaacgcggtattggcgcatggagagattcacatatgtgcctgaactgcagcagatctagacgacacctgttaaaatttgcgtgaactgcagcaaatttcactacacattgcctgtttttgagtgagctctgttgcggggcatttttaagttttttttttaatttttatttctattcggcaaaaaaacgaagcggcgaatccgttaaccaaagaaataaattggtgtggccaaatggatgtaaaaattagtattttaatggctgtaaaaaaggaaaaaaaaagttgaaaaaaatctacctccccggattcgaaccgggtgcattggtttagaatgcgtaaactttaccactgcgctagtgcgaacatgttgaagaaatgcctgttttaacaggtatacaaatgtttggcatggattgaacaggtccgttcatctcaacatcacaacggcgactacactggccagaaggcattttgcgactgcaagtcgcaaaatgcaaaaaaatgagtGTTAAGGTCCAAAGACACAACACCGAGATCTGTCAGAGATTAGAAGTTAGTACCCACAGGTTCCGAGTCACCAACGCTAAACACATGGCAACCTTGTCACCACCCACCTGTTGTGGTTACGTGTTATCGTTAACgtgtgacacatgtacatggtactTTTAAATCGTTACCATCTGGGAGGAAGACGAAGTCGGGGGTCTTGGAGACGAGGGAGGGTTTCCTGGATCCGGAGGAGGGGGTCTGGGAGTGGTAGGAAGGACTCTTGGAGTGGAGGGATGGGCTCTGGGAGTGGGCGGATGGTGTCTTGAAGTCGACGGGATGGCTCTCGGGATGGAGGGATGGGCTCTTAGAGACGAGGGAGGGTTTCCTGGATCCGTAGGAGGGGGTCTGGGAGTGGTAGGAAGGACTCTTAGATGGAAGGGAAGGGCTCTGGGATGGTGTCTTGAAGTCGACGGGAGGGCTCTTGGGAAGGAGGGATGGGCTCTTGGAGTAAAGGGAGGGTGACTTGGTTTCGAGGGGAATGATCTTGGGGTGGAGGGACGGGCTCTTGGAGTAGAGGGAGGGATTCTTGGGGTCCTTCTTGTAAACAAAGCTGGGGTTCTTTTTTGTACCTCCTCCCTCGAGAAGGTCTGCCAGCCAGGCGAGTTGACAGGAATCCCTGAGGCCGTCACAGAAGGCGTAGAAGGCGGGATCTCCCCGGGACGGCAGCATGTCCAGAATCTTTTCCACAGCTTCCGGTTGGGACTCGGACCGCCTCAGCTGACAAAGAGACACAACGTGTTTACAGTTCATCCCTAAAATATTTCCTGGGTGCATGTTCTTGGAAGATCGTTGTCTTTCGCTCAATGCATTACAAAGGATCTATGCCACAATAGTCTGTATCAACAGCACAATCGCCATCAACTTATtgattaccttcgccgagaagatTATGTTTCTGGCAGcgtttgtatgtctgtatgtttttGGTCTATCAGCGTAATAAAAAAGCTGGACATGGATCATAATGAAACTTGGTATGTTGTCAGGCCATGTTCTATGACAGAAATGATTAGATTCGGGGACACTGGTTGCTTTCCGTGGTACTGAAGcttggtactgaagcagatTTTCCGGTTTGGATATTTCGTCTTTTTACTGCAATACTTGAGACTACCTACCTCGCCTGCGATAGGACTTGTGATGATGCCTCTATCCAGGAGATAGTCTGTCATCAGGTACGGATTAACATGTTCCACGATAGTCGAACGGTGGCGCTTTAGGGCTAGTTTGTGCTCTTCAGACATAGCTGTCGGCAGAAAAACAATTTAGACAAAAAATACGACAAAACTCATAACACACTTGTGATCAACTGATAATAAGAATAACTGGTTATATTATGAGTCATGTTGGAATTGAAAACTACGATGGTTTGCCAAATTTATGGACAATCATTGCTgctaaagtattaaaaaaacgTTGGAAACTTACCTGAAGATTTGAAATCCTGCATGGCGATTTCACTGAGCTCCCAGTCGTCGCTGTAATACTTCTTATGCTATACAGAAATACACCAAAAGTCATGATTACGTTCTTACTTATCTGAATATTTCAGGAGGTgtaaaaagtattttgtacgTCAAGTTGAACGTCAATTTATACATCATTAGTGTACACGTCAATTTATACGTCATTTGTGTACACGTCAATTTGAAGATGAATGCAATTTCCTCTGGCTAGCTATAATGTCCCCATTTATATATAACACACAACTACAAATAATCTTATTTGTGtagcttgtttttttgtcaatagCTTGGTTTTCTGTCAAGGAGAACAAGAAGGTATGTCGTACCTTTTTCTTGCCGCCATAGCCGCAGTACTCCGCACATCCAGCACAGCACGGACAGCAGGACAGACAGCAGGCACAGCACAGTCCCCACCAGTGTTCGCACAGCCCCTTCCACCAACAGCAGAAACACAGCTgtacacaaacacgcacaagaCATACTGCTTAGAAACACATCGAGGTTAAACACAGACCTTAAAAGATCGTACGGAAAACTATGTTTATATCTTTATGTACTCTCGCTGGcgggggttaatgaccccctctcCGGCACCCCCTTCTAGTTCATGGCAACCGTAGGACTGGCTGCTAGGTCCGCGATTTCAGTCAGGCTATCTTTATACTATACTACAATGACTTCCGTCCCATTACGCTCGAATGCAGTATTCATACTGACTTAGAAACACGAATCTCTATGAGTACAGGGAATACGACAAAAGATTAGCAGAAAAAACTACCAGTACGTAATCCATAGAAACGCATGGAAAAAGGAAGACTTACCAAGAACAGCAAGATGAGGAGTAACAGGAAGAAAATGATGAAGAGGAACAGTCCCAGGGGAACACCACCGACGTACGACTGGGCCAAGAAGCCGGCCTCGCGCGTTTTCGCCACCACTGCGTCGCTGTAAGGGCCATACCCACTGGCCGTCCTCCCTTTAACCTGGAACATGAAGAAGCAATGTATTTGAAAATCAAACAGATAATAATGTATAAGAGAAAGTGAACTCTGCTTTGCTACTAGATGTACAGTTACATTTCTGCGTGTTACTTGCAGTTTCTTCTGCCAATGTATGCCTCGCAACTGGAAAGGTAAGCACATATCGTAATGTTAGCTTCACTAGCTAGAATGTCATTGCACCTTAAAGATGCGGTTtaagcgctagtgataaggcaCGCTGTAAAGTGGATATCTGTGTGCGAAGTCTTATACCTGAAAGGTGTATGACTCTCCCGCCGTTAGATTCCCGACAACGGTAGTTGTTTCTGGTCCGACGTCTAATTGCTTCATCTCTGCCGAGTTGGCaccattttcatcatcatcgttaGTGAGGAAGTAGAGGACCCGGTAGCCGATGACCTGCCCGTTGTGTTCCGGGATGTCCCAGCGAAGACTGACCGAGCTGTCCGTCGCGTCGATGGCCTTCAGGTTTTTAACCTGCTTCGGTGCTGATAGAACACAAAAAGATGGTGTTTTCGTTTCTTAAATACATCTTAATGTTTAGAAATATTTATTAGCTGCAGCAGAGAACGTTACCATTTTTGGACGCTCTATCAAATGCTTGTATGAAGTTCCCATAATTCAATGCAAGACAGGCGTCAATTGATCTGTTTTCAAATGGGGCAAATATAGATGACTTACGTCCTTCTCCTGAGAACACCACAGCCCTGTCGCTCATGGGACCGGTTCCGTACTGGTTAAAGGCCTGAACCTTGGCCTCGTGCGCCACGAACACGCCTAGCGGAGGGTCGGGGCTGTGCACGTAGTGGTCCATGTTCGGGTCAGTCACCTGTACCACCGAAAAGTCGTCTGTCGAACCGAGCTTCTTGAAGAAAATCTTGTAGCCAAACCCGGGTCCGCCTCGGTACTTCTCTGCTAGAGCCTAAGGAATTGGAACATGAATATGACTATCTGTATGTATCAATGAAGTTTTAAAACTGTCACAAATGTACAGAGTTCTGATTTATGACAATGTGGCAGATATGTGATATCTGAACCCTCAATTAGAATATTCTAAAGGGTTATCTTACGTTCCATCTGATCACCAGGTCTCCGATGTCACCTCCGCCTCCTCCGACTCCGCCAACCTTGGCGACAGGGGCTGGTGAATGGAACAATGGTAGGTTAACGTATGTGTGATTATACTGTCTCCTAGTTACTATCATCTAGACGATAAAGGGATATGGTTCGATCTGTATACCACAAATTAGATAGAAATTGACGGAGTGGGGATAGAGGAAGTGGTAGGCGTAGTGGTCGAAAGGGAAGAAGAAGATAAAGAAGAGGGAGATGGAGAAAACTGTAAGGATTGCTCACCATCTGAATGTGTGCTGTATATCGGCGAGGGAAGACTTGGTTCACCCAGCCCGATGGCGTTCATGCCGAGCACGCGGAACTCGTAATCGTTGCCTGGCAACAACTCTGACACGGTGGTCTGCATCCTGTCGTCTGCGAGTACCTCTGCAGACCCTATGGGGcaaagaaatacaacaaaaatgatgaaattgtaaatattttgtgacTTCTGATTTTTTATCAGATGAAAATTATCATTTGCAATGTAAGACCTTATTATATCAGTCATCTGACCTGACTCCAGAGTGGTCCAGCTCCGGTCCGTCTGTGTCCTCCCCTGAACGATGTACCCTGTCACGGGACTGTGGTTGTCACTCCCGGCAGTCCATGCGACCCGACCTGTCCTGCTGCTGACGTCACTGGCGCGAACATGTAGAGGGGCATCTGGAGAGGCTGTTGGTTGGGAAGAAAAGCAAACACAATTGTATAAAGAAAAAATGCCCCCATATGCCAAGTCCAATGGGTATACCAGAAAAGAAGTGTCTTTAATACATTTTTGTCGTTCTAGAAAACAAATCACGTCTTCTTACCTCGATATATTCGATCAAAAAATCTTTCTTTACATTAGAATAATGTTAAACTGAAGGTTGGATGTACGTACCACGCACAGTGAGCACAGCCCTCTGCTCCCGGCTGCCAGTCCTCGTTTCCACAGAGCACACGTAGGTCCCCTCCATGACTTTGGTGGTCTGTAGAATCTTCAGGGAACCGTCTGAATCCTAAACAGAGACAAAACATGAAGATATACACTGCACAGGTCGTGTGTGAAAAGCTAACTAAAAGATTGTATACCATAGAATTATGAAGATCATTAGGTCTTAAACATGCATTTTTCCTGTAGGCTATAAACGTTTAAACATATAGAACATGTAATGACCTTGACGTAGTGGTCGCTGGACAGGTCTACGCGGTGGCCGTTGTGGAACCAGGTTTTGATGACGTCTGAAGAGGAGCTGCCGCCGGTGGAGCACGGAAGGGTCCCGTCCTGCTGGTAATCCACTGTCACCCGCGAGGGATTGCCACTGGACCGCGAGGATCCGTCTGTGGGGAAAAGGATTAAGTCACGGCGGTCTGATGTTGGTCAAACGGTTGAAAGTTTTCAAATCAGAAATGACTCTTGGGTCGTGCAAACGTCGACAAAAGAAACAGGAGTTGCTGTGGTGCGTCAAGGGTTCTGCGTAAACTCACTGTAAAAGTTATTTCAAGCAGTACTTCAGAAAGTTTGTTTCAGTTTTCTCCGAAAGTTTCTATCCCAGACATCTTAAAGTAATTTACAAAGCAGAGAAGTTCATCAATTCAAACAGTTATCAAGCAAAGTGAGCTTTCAGCGCACGAAACTGACCTTGAACTGTGAGTGTGGCCGTACTGGTGGCTGCTCCCATCCGGTTCGTTAGCTGGCAGGTGTACATGCCACCATCGGACAGCTGGACACCTGTGATCCTCAGACTTCCCCCGTCCAGCATAGAATATCTACAAGGACAGGTGGTATGTATTGTTACTGTAGCTGAAAGACGGTGCTTGTGCGGAGCTTGTAATTGCACACGCATGAATTCCAGTCTTTTCACTGCTTTACAGACATGACAGTCTTTTGTAATCTTAGAAATACTTCATGAATCCCTTACCTCCCGCCAAGTTGCACGTTTGCTCCGTTCTTCTTCCACGTGACCGTTGGTACGGGCACTCCGCGCCTGCGCATATTGAAGACCACGGTACCTCCAGCGGACGCAATGATTTCTGGGAGGAGCCGCAGTCCAAACGATGGAGGCTCATctgtaaaatgagaaaaaaaatcattaaatcaCATACTTCTTTCATATCAGGTAGGGTTTGTTATACGTTCAATCAACAGAAACAAGGAAATGCTATTGGAGAGAAATAAAACCGTTACCTTGTGCCCTGAGTTCCGCAGCGCTGTTCGCCCTGCCCCATTGGTTGAAGGCCACACACTGGTAAACACCGCTGTCCTCTGCACGCAGTCCCGAGATGCTCAGCGAAGCAGTGGAACCTGAACTAGCCAGAGCCACTCTTCCGCCTCCGTTTAGAACCTACGTTTGtaagaaatgaaatgttttgatgTACGTATTTCATAACCATCTTGATGCACGCTGCTGAGCTGCTGTCCCTTTTCCACCACAGCAGACTATGTCATACATTTGGCCCCcgaatatgattatgaatatcATGTCAAAAGAATTATGACGCAACAAGCACGTTATTGAGCCAGGTTAGTCCTTTTCCTGGCCATTGTTCTGTGACCTTCACCACGCATGAGGCACAGGATGTACTGTCTGTCTGAGGAGGATGTGGTCAATCTAGACACCTTGGTGATAACATCTCTCTAGACTGCCACTGTCTGTCAAGCTTGACACTTTTATAGGTATTCATAATGTCTCAATGTATCAATAAAATTTCATGTATCATAAGCAATGTATGTTGTCTCGCCATTGCAGAGCGATAGGTCCTCACCGATATGCAATAACGGGTGCTGGTCTAGAGCCTTCACCAGGCCTAACTACGGCAAATGGATCGGCAAAAGAATCGGGAAATTTTCCAagggagtcagtccacactATTAAAGGTTAATGTTTCCCCTCCGGCCAGCCAAAATCTCTCAgatagcaaaactcccctggcaagtCATCCTCCCTATAACACTACAGcaagcgtagtcagtctggtagagactagctcTTCTATGTTACCTGTCCGTTATGCAGCCATGTGTACGACACGGTGTAGTCGCCGTCTGTACGGACCTCCCAGTGAGCTCTGCCGCCCAGCTCAACATGCTGACTCGACAGGCCCTGGAGGAACTGCGGAACACCTAGTAGGTAGACAAAAAGAGAAGTGTTTAGAGATTGAACTGTAAACTAAACTCACTTGTCCTGTTCTGTCCTTTGCACACGCAAAATCAACTGCTTTGATTTTCCTTAGCGTTTTTCCTTTATTCTCCCTTGTCTATTCGTACCGGGCACTTGTGTTGTGACCCATGTGCAATCTGCCGTTAACCTCTGCACAGAGAATAGGCAGTacgaaagaagaagagagaGCTTACGAAGATTGTTCATTTTTCATCTCAGAAATTGATGAATGAGAAAATGCTGAGTTTTCCACAAACACTGGTGTCCGTTATGTCAGTacaaattcatttattcatttatctatgtCAGTACAGATTTATAGCTTCACCAGCATTCATCAATATTCATACGTTACAGACGAACGGAAACTACCTTGTACGATGAGTTGTGTGGATCCCGAGGCGCTCCCGCTGGAGCTGGCGGCCCGGCACTCGTAGAAGCCGGCGTCCTGCAGGTCCAGCTTGGTGATGATGAGGGCCTGGTTCCACTTGTCCAGGTAATGGTTCACAGGGAGAGGGGTCTCCACTCCGAACTGATCCAGACGCCGCCAACTGATCCGGGGTACTGGGCTGATGGAGAAGGAGAGACAGATTACATCTTTTCCAACAGCTGGAAAGGGGTACGTGTCGATGAAATGCATCAAAACGTTTATCAAACTGGACGTCGTTATTCATGAATAACAAAGTCGTTTATCCGCTACCAAAGAGTTACAACAGCCAAAGTTTCGGTGACTGACTGTCACTTTTCTCAGAGCAATGAAGACTGTTTTTCTTCGCACCGcagataggtgtcgctgctgcagtgtgaTGAATacagtcccaaacgtgactgagtGTGTATCCCCCTTCATCACGGTTAATGGCTCCAGTGGATCTTTTATTCACTTTATCCATTTCTAAGTACAAATCTGTGATAAAGATGagtctacatgtacaggtacatggtTTGAGTTGTTGCCTTACTTTCCGTACGCGAAGCATTCCATCCTGACTGTCGTTCCCCTCAGCGCGGACACGCTCCTCTCGGACACAGCGAGCTGGGGCGCCACCTGGCCGGGCGCTGCAGAACGACAGATAAATGCTTAGGAATATGTTTCAATTCAGCATTTACTAATCttcaaccagatccacggtgtcgtgatatatagtatcaaacccaccataGTTGGCCAATGGCCAATGGTCTCACTTTGGCTAGCtaaccgtaggatctgcttggagattagacaatcactacagcagccATGCGCTAAGTCAATAACCATTGCTGTTGGAGTTCGAGTAAACAACCTTATTGTtgagtaaacaagaaaaagagaAGATGGCAAAATAAGAAATTTATTCCTCGCGTCACATGACTAGTCTAAGTTTTCCGTGACCTGATTTACTAATGAGGTTAAGAGTAAGAGTAGAACTCACGTCTCCTGGTGACCCTGAGAGTGATGGGCGGACTGTAGCGACCCTCTATGCTGATCTCACTCAGCGGTGAGTGGTCCGTGGAGCTCTGCACCAGGCATTGGTACTCTCCGGCGTCTGACTCCCTCACCTGCGCGAAGTACAGGTCACCCGAGGTCTCCGACACGAACACGCGGTCGTCCTGGTCCACGAAGCTCGGGAACTGAGTCTTCACCCAATGGAACACCAGTCCTGAAATAAGAACAGTCAGACTTAACTTTAGacacagttatgtatgatttgACTTCCAGCTCCAGAAGAAAATATTGTAGGATTGGATAGCAGAAGAAATACAAGGAATAATTCATATTCTGTTGAGAATTATTCACCCAATGGAACATCAGTCCTGAAATAAGAACTGTCAAATGAAACCGAAGGCATTGTTATGTATCTTTAACAAGTTTGAATTCCAATCAGCGATGAAAATGTTGTAGTATTGGATATCAGAAGAAATATATGGAACTAGAAacgaaacattttttttagaaaacgtgttttttttccttcccagtaatttgccttttgtcaaaCCACTCGAGATATCGCCGGGCCATGACCAAACTAAGGATAAGCGATCATCCactggaaattgaagctggtagatataaccgaactcctcctgacgatagattatgtatattttgcgataagagtttcatgtatgtagaaaacgaagtacactttgtcctagagtgttcgctgtacaaagatctgcgaaatgcattcgctaatgctacacatatagataaaaaatatgcgcACCTGACGAAGGaaaatctgttcaaataccttatgtcatcatctaactacgatatactggaaaaactctgtaagctcgtccacgcatgttttaagaagagagaagaaacatgtaaactgtaatatatatgtatagctttccgattacttactatgtaccaaactgactgcatttagccccaatggggcatgaatatgcagtaacttcattgtcattgtcattgtcattgtcactatACCATTAGGCCCGGTCcggaggcgtcgccaaaaaatacCACTTTACATTTGCTGCAACCTTGCTTCAACAGCTAATCTTCAGTTCATATTTGTTATAACAGCTCATTTTCGGTCATATGTGCTACAATAGCTAATATTATGATATCACCGACAGTTGCTgcttcatgacagaagaaaaagaagaaaatgtttctCTAAAGGAAATATAATCATTCATATTATGTTGAGAATTTCAACTGAAAATTGAGACGTTCCGCCGAGTTATGCAGCTACGCCCAAGATTAGTTGGATTCTGATTAATAGAAGACGAAAGACCGTACCAGGGTGTCCCTCTGGCGGGTCACACACCAGCCTGGCCCCGTGTCCCTCCAGCACTGTCATGCCGGGCCGTGCGTCCGTCGAAAACCGTTCCACAACTAGGGTAGAAGACAGGTGGCACATTTGAGTAAAATCAGTCAGAATTACAGTCCGACAAAGTCTTTTTACGAGTCTACAGTACAGAATGAGGAAGCTAAttgctttgcaaaaatgcaatatttttcaCCAAGCAATTTTTTATACTCGTTGAATCTTTGACACTAGCAACAATGACAAGGTCTCTATGGTGATATGTGTAGAGAATTGATCATGCATATGTAAAAAGCACTGCTAGTAGTTATAAATTAACGATTCGACTCACAGGCGAAGGTGAGGTTGCTCGGCCTGCTGACCACAATACCGAGGTCGTTAAAGGCCAGACACTCGTACAGTCCCGCATCACGGTCCTTCTGTGGGTTGTCAATCACCAGGTTTCCACCAATCAGGGTCAGCCTTTCATCCTTCAGTGAAAGGAGGAAGAATATTTCAGAGATGCGATTATCATTaccaaaccaaatcaaaccaaaGTGAAAGTTGGCGGTTGAAACTTCAAACTTTGTATATAGTTCTTTATGTTCTACATACAATAAATCAAGACTTGTGACAATACAGTGGCATCAACCTATAATcgaattcaattttttttgtctcaaatcCATCAGAATGCGAAAACAATCAAACGTCAAACAAAAGTACTCCGTTCggaatacatgacattgtataataaCGCCGTAGAGTGATATTTAAAAGTTGCTTCCCAAGGCCTTGATTACATTGACTCTACAAATTTACTTGTTGATGTAATATCTTATAGTTCTTAACTCTTACTTAACAAATTTGcttgatggtatgatattttacAGTTCTGATATTTTACAGTTCTTAGAAATGAACGTTCATCAAAAATCTCCAGGTAGCGCTCACCGACAGTACGTTGAGACCTTGGCCGTTCTTCC
This region includes:
- the LOC118422774 gene encoding uncharacterized protein LOC118422774 isoform X2 translates to MSRTTCYESTSATIKVSLNSVGNIASFQSTSLQSVERNVGKGIPRNLYSQRIFHRKSLEFEESQVSCLTTRRHGTASDGNKDSPRRDLGCLRTSTRSASRSCVIQKHHSRLVLKGKMRWRQVWAAALLVTCFTYAANAVVLGNEEVVTPRIIVQPEDIVYDPSSSTQRVTLNCKGEGIPAPQYRWRKNGQELNVLSDERLTLIGGNLVIDNPQKDRDAGLYECLAFNDLGIVVSRPSNLTFAFVERFSTDARPGMTVLEGHGARLVCDPPEGHPGLVFHWVKTQFPSFVDQDDRVFVSETSGDLYFAQVRESDAGEYQCLVQSSTDHSPLSEISIEGRYSPPITLRVTRRPPGQVAPQLAVSERSVSALRGTTVRMECFAYGNPVPRISWRRLDQFGVETPLPVNHYLDKWNQALIITKLDLQDAGFYECRAASSSGSASGSTQLIVQGVPQFLQGLSSQHVELGGRAHWEVRTDGDYTVSYTWLHNGQVLNGGGRVALASSGSTASLSISGLRAEDSGVYQCVAFNQWGRANSAAELRAQDEPPSFGLRLLPEIIASAGGTVVFNMRRRGVPVPTVTWKKNGANVQLGGRYSMLDGGSLRITGVQLSDGGMYTCQLTNRMGAATSTATLTVQDGSSRSSGNPSRVTVDYQQDGTLPCSTGGSSSSDVIKTWFHNGHRVDLSSDHYVKDSDGSLKILQTTKVMEGTYVCSVETRTGSREQRAVLTVRASPDAPLHVRASDVSSRTGRVAWTAGSDNHSPVTGYIVQGRTQTDRSWTTLESGSAEVLADDRMQTTVSELLPGNDYEFRVLGMNAIGLGEPSLPSPIYSTHSDAPVAKVGGVGGGGGDIGDLVIRWNALAEKYRGGPGFGYKIFFKKLGSTDDFSVVQVTDPNMDHYVHSPDPPLGVFVAHEAKVQAFNQYGTGPMSDRAVVFSGEGPPKQVKNLKAIDATDSSVSLRWDIPEHNGQVIGYRVLYFLTNDDDENGANSAEMKQLDVGPETTTVVGNLTAGESYTFQVKGRTASGYGPYSDAVVAKTREAGFLAQSYVGGVPLGLFLFIIFFLLLLILLFLLCFCCWWKGLCEHWWGLCCACCLSCCPCCAGCAEYCGYGGKKKHKKYYSDDWELSEIAMQDFKSSAMSEEHKLALKRHRSTIVEHVNPYLMTDYLLDRGIITSPIAGELRRSESQPEAVEKILDMLPSRGDPAFYAFCDGLRDSCQLAWLADLLEGGGTKKNPSFVYKKDPKNPSLYSKSPSLHPKIIPLETKSPSLYSKSPSLLPKSPPVDFKTPSQSPSLPSKSPSYHSQTPSYGSRKPSLVSKSPSLHPESHPVDFKTPSAHSQSPSLHSKSPSYHSQTPSSGSRKPSLVSKTPDFVFLPDGMSERYKKELIRYRFHLLEHIFPERMLYHLLLRKAITRTEFSLVDREMTKKGANEQLLYILPTKDDDAFFALCEGLRRDCDAGWLADLLEGKELQSHQKELLITHRQALVDNMNPIPIIDFLVSKDILSINVAQDIKKLKTKHEMNEKLLDIIMTMKSGAFLMFIVALRMLPDSAWLADLLEEPTVDTAMRKDRRDMLLAFRSIIINNVKDTDKVIEYLVKMEVLAPAQVNDLNSLRAEEAKCGKLLDMLPPRGDEAFEHFCEALRTRVHLAWLADTLEGEGMTSAKKLQLIRHRAVLVDKMSPEPIITYLSQSQVFSKAMGNYIINAPLREERNERILDLLPSRDDLAFDVFCEALRTMGKQAYLADMLDGKQTAVQSAEMNGVGLQLVQHPFNLMSGTSVRAHRGQQVILEVKGEAKNVRWLYEGEMIPPTKGLHKKTDGFKHELRIDSMTPELGGTYTCEGTTPGGGVACDITIIVMTEEELLL
- the LOC118422774 gene encoding contactin-3-like isoform X5, which encodes MSRTTCYESTSATIKVSLNSVGNIASFQSTSLQSVERNVGKGIPRNLYSQRIFHRKSLEFEESQVSCLTTRRHGTASDGNKDSPRRDLGCLRTSTRSASRSCVIQKHHSRLVLKGKMRWRQVWAAALLVTCFTYAANAVVLGNEEVVTPRIIVQPEDIVYDPSSSTQRVTLNCKGEGIPAPQYRWRKNGQELNVLSDERLTLIGGNLVIDNPQKDRDAGLYECLAFNDLGIVVSRPSNLTFAFVERFSTDARPGMTVLEGHGARLVCDPPEGHPGLVFHWVKTQFPSFVDQDDRVFVSETSGDLYFAQVRESDAGEYQCLVQSSTDHSPLSEISIEGRYSPPITLRVTRRPPGQVAPQLAVSERSVSALRGTTVRMECFAYGNPVPRISWRRLDQFGVETPLPVNHYLDKWNQALIITKLDLQDAGFYECRAASSSGSASGSTQLIVQGVPQFLQGLSSQHVELGGRAHWEVRTDGDYTVSYTWLHNGQVLNGGGRVALASSGSTASLSISGLRAEDSGVYQCVAFNQWGRANSAAELRAQDEPPSFGLRLLPEIIASAGGTVVFNMRRRGVPVPTVTWKKNGANVQLGGRYSMLDGGSLRITGVQLSDGGMYTCQLTNRMGAATSTATLTVQDGSSRSSGNPSRVTVDYQQDGTLPCSTGGSSSSDVIKTWFHNGHRVDLSSDHYVKDSDGSLKILQTTKVMEGTYVCSVETRTGSREQRAVLTVRASPDAPLHVRASDVSSRTGRVAWTAGSDNHSPVTGYIVQGRTQTDRSWTTLESGSAEVLADDRMQTTVSELLPGNDYEFRVLGMNAIGLGEPSLPSPIYSTHSDAPVAKVGGVGGGGGDIGDLVIRWNALAEKYRGGPGFGYKIFFKKLGSTDDFSVVQVTDPNMDHYVHSPDPPLGVFVAHEAKVQAFNQYGTGPMSDRAVVFSGEGPPKQVKNLKAIDATDSSVSLRWDIPEHNGQVIGYRVLYFLTNDDDENGANSAEMKQLDVGPETTTVVGNLTAGESYTFQVKGRTASGYGPYSDAVVAKTREAGFLAQSYVGGVPLGLFLFIIFFLLLLILLFLLCFCCWWKGLCEHWWGLCCACCLSCCPCCAGCAEYCGYGGKKKHKKYYSDDWELSEIAMQDFKSSAMSEEHKLALKRHRSTIVEHVNPYLMTDYLLDRGIITSPIAGELRRSESQPEAVEKILDMLPSRGDPAFYAFCDGLRDSCQLAWLADLLEGGGMSERYKKELIRYRFHLLEHIFPERMLYHLLLRKAITRTEFSLVDREMTKKGANEQLLYILPTKDDDAFFALCEGLRRDCDAGWLADLLEGKELQSHQKELLITHRQALVDNMNPIPIIDFLVSKDILSINVAQDIKKLKTKHEMNEKLLDIIMTMKSGAFLMFIVALRMLPDSAWLADLLEEPTVDTAMRKDRRDMLLAFRSIIINNVKDTDKVIEYLVKMEVLAPAQVNDLNSLRAEEAKCGKLLDMLPPRGDEAFEHFCEALRTRVHLAWLADTLEGEGMTSAKKLQLIRHRAVLVDKMSPEPIITYLSQSQVVGRPQVFSKAMGNYIINAPLREERNERILDLLPSRDDLAFDVFCEALRTMGKQAYLADMLDGKQTAVQSAEMNGVGLQLVQHPFNLMSGTSVRAHRGQQVILEVKGEAKNVRWLYEGEMIPPTKGLHKKTDGFKHELRIDSMTPELGGTYTCEGTTPGGGVACDITIIVMTEEELLL